One region of Oryza sativa Japonica Group chromosome 5, ASM3414082v1 genomic DNA includes:
- the LOC4337754 gene encoding LOW QUALITY PROTEIN: F-box protein At5g07610 (The sequence of the model RefSeq protein was modified relative to this genomic sequence to represent the inferred CDS: inserted 1 base in 1 codon): MAMELERATKKRRGGIDDLPDDLIVDILSRLPAKSVCRFKCVSWRWRRLISHRDHRKKLPHTLSGFISRYYGPLNDDELVSIPHFDSIDGGEEDEEEHRLVPDPSLSFLLGYMSISPKDCCNGLLLCLCCKNSPRDESDYVVCNPATQRWIILPEIDDYDQLASIRLCFDPALSPYFHVFAILEDADGCITGVEIFSSETGXWSHRENGWVDQDDHMVRPDAKSVFVDGMVNFISFRSAIIAVDMEGKKWKTIPFLEQMNCQCFCSGNLAFIGQSQGHLYYINSRNRDSSILSVWTLDDYCSRQWSFKYNISTSQLFGWTNMRLERKYNLIAIHPDCNMIFYVSRDEGQNTLLSYDMDRGEINSICNIRDPFWNPWDPCLPYVPVFMESLPDHA, encoded by the exons ATGGCGATGGAGCTGGAGCGCGCCACCAAGAAGAGGCGcggcggcatcgacgacctcccCGACGACCTCATCGTGGATATCCTCTCGCGTCTCCCGGCCAAATCCGTCTGCCGCTTCAAGTGCGTCTCCTGGCGCTGGCGCCGCCTCATCTCCCACCGCGACCACCGCAAGAAGCTCCCCCACACGCTCTccggcttcatctcccgctacTACGGGCCCCTCAACGACGACGAGCTCGTCTCGATCCCCCATTTCGACAGCATCgatggaggagaagaagatgaagaggagCACCGCCTTGTTCCTGACCCTTCCTTGTCCTTCTTGCTTGGATACATGTCCATCTCTCCCAAGGATTGCTGCAATGGCCTTCTCCTCTGTTTGTGTTGCAAGAATTCCCCGAGAGATGAATCCGATTACGTGGTCTGCAACCCTGCCACTCAGAGATGGATCATCTTGCCCGAGATCGACGATTACGACCAGCTCGCCTCCATCCGTCTGTGTTTCGATCCGGCATTGTCACCCTACTTCCATGTCTTTGCAATCCTGGAGGATGCGGATGGATGCATAACCGGCGTGGAGATTTTCTCGTCGGAGACGG GGTGGAGCCACAGGGAGAATGGTTGGGTTGACCAAGATGATCACATGGTGCGTCCCGACGCCAAGTCTGTGTTTGTCGATGGCATGGTGAATTTCATCTCCTTCAGATCCGCGATCATAGCGGTTGACATGGAGGGGAAGAAGTGGAAGACTATTCCTTTTCTAGAACAAATGAATTGTCAATGCTTCTGCAGCGGGAATCTTGCTTTCATAGGCCAATCCCAAGGACACTTGTATTACATCAATTCCAGGAATAGGGATTCCTCTATATTGTCAGTCTGGACTCTTGATGATTACTGCAGCCGCCAATGGTCCTTCAAGTACAACATTAGCACCTCCCAGCTTTTCGGATGGACGAATATGAGGCTTGAACGGAAGTACAACCTGATTGCAATTCACCCAGACTGCAATATGATTTTCTATGTTTCCCGGGACGAGGGCCAGAACACGCTGCTATCATATGACATGGATCGGGGGGAAATTAACTCGATATGCAATATAAGAGATCCCTTTTGGAATCCCTGGGATCCTTGTCTCCCGTATGTCCCCGTGTTCATGGAGTCATTGCCCGATCATGCCTAG
- the LOC4337752 gene encoding transcription factor APG → MLRGNDTGSDLAELLWDNGAPAPLRPPPPPPFQPFTCSAAATTSPPAHDYLFIKNLMRGGGAANHHHHDDDDDDDDDVPWLHYHPVVDDDDDADADTAPLPPDYCAALLSGLSDHLPPPAAAASRVDPDPCSSSHGAVVPSTSAAAAKQARTSGGGGGGVMNFTFFSRPLQQRPSGGETASASASAAATSTVPVESTVVQAATNRLRSTPLFSDQRMAWLHPPKPSPRAAAPPPPPPLAPTTRHRLDTAAATATVAQRLPPSEARAPDAPPPAATATATTSSVCSGNGDRRQLNWRDSHNNQSAEWSASQDELDLDDELAGVHRRSAARSSKRSRTAEVHNLSERRRRDRINEKMRALQELIPNCNKIDKASMLEEAIEYLKTLQLQVQMMSMGTGMFVPPMMLPAAAAAMQHHHMQMQQMAGPMAAAAHFPHLGAAAAMGLAGFGMPAAAQFPCPMFPAAPPMSMFAPPPPPPPFPHAAATAVEQTPSPPGAADAGNAPAVKQA, encoded by the exons ATGCTACGCGGGAACGACACCGGCAGCGACCTGGCCGAGCTGCTCTGGGACAACGGCGCCCCGGCGCCGCtcaggccgcctccgcctccgcccttcCAGCCCTTCAcctgcagcgccgccgccaccacgtcgccgccggcgcacgACTACCTCTTCATCAAGAATCTCatgcggggcggcggcgccgccaaccaccaccaccacgatgacgatgacgacgacgacgacgacgtgccgTGGTTGCATTACCACCCTgtcgtggacgacgacgacgacgccgacgctgaCACGGCGCCGCTGCCTCCCGACTACTGCGCCGCCTTGCTCTCCGGCCTCTCcgaccacctcccgccgcccgccgctgcggCGAGCAGGGTGGACCCCGacccctgctcctcctcccacggcgccgtcgtcccgtccacgtccgccgccgccgccaagcagGCTcgcacgagcggcggcggcggcggcggcgtcatgaACTTCACCTTCTTCTCGAGGCCTCTGCAGCAGCGCCCCTCCGGCGGCGAgaccgcgtcggcgtcggcgtcggcggcggccacctcGACCGTCCCCGTCGAGTCGACGGTGGTGCAGGCGGCGACGAACCGGCTGAGAAGCACCCCGCTCTTCTCCGACCAGAGGATGGCATGGCTGCACCCGCCCAAGCCgtcgccacgcgccgccgcaccgccgccgccgccgcctctggccCCTACCACTCGGCACCGactcgacaccgccgccgcgacggcgacggtggcgcagaGGTTGCCGCCGTCCGAGGCAAGAGCTCCCGACGCGCCCCCGCCTGCCGcgaccgcgacggcgacgacctcgtccGTCTGCTCCGGCAACGGCGACCGGAGACAGCTCAATTGGAGGGACAGCCACAACAACCAGTCCGCCGAGTGGTCGGCCAGTCAAGACGAG CTGGACCTCGACGACGAGCTCGCAGGCGTCCaccggaggtcggcggcgaggagctccAAGCGCAGCCGCACCGCCGAAGTCCACAACCTGTCAGAGCGG AGGAGAAGAGACCGGATCAACGAGAAGATGCGGGCGCTGCAAGAGCTCATCCCAAACTGCAACAAG ATTGACAAGGCGTCGATGCTGGAGGAAGCCATCGAGTACCTCAAGACGCTGCAGCTGCAGGTGCAGATGATGTCGATGGGGACGGGGATGTTCGTGCCGCCGATgatgctgccggcggcggcggcggcaatgcaGCACCACCACATGCAGATGCAGCAGATGGCCGggccaatggcggcggcggcgcatttcccccacctcggcgccgccgccgccatggggcTCGCCGGCTTCGGcatgcccgccgccgcgcagttCCCTTGCCCGATgttccccgccgcgccgccgatgtccatgttcgcgccgccgccgccgccgccgccgttccctcacgcggccgccaccgccgtcgagcagacgccgtctccgccgggagCAGCAGACGCCGGCAACGCCCCCGCCGTGAAGCAGGCGTGA
- the LOC4337753 gene encoding F-box protein At5g07610, whose translation MAMELERATKKRCGGIDGDNPAADLTDDLIVEILSRLPAKSVCRFKCVSWRWRRLISHRDHRKKLPHTLAGFISHYSVPLHDGIVLIPHFDSIDGGEEDEEEHRLVPDPSLSFLPGYRTIFPKDCCNGLLLCLCCKNSPRDESDYVVCNPATQRWIILPEIDRADPVSTVRLGFDPALSPYFHVFAILEHVDGCVSGVEIFSLETGAWSHRENGWGDEDDHTVHPDAKSAFVDGMVNFISYNSAIIAVDTEGKKWKTIPFLEEMTCECISNGILAFIGQSQGHLYYINFRDWDSSILSVWTLDDYCSCGWSFKYNISTSQLFGWTNMKLEREYSLIAIHPECNMIFYVFRDEGQNTLLSYDMDRGKVNSICNMRDPFWKTWDPCLPYVPVFMESLPDHA comes from the coding sequence ATGGCGATGGAGCTGGAGCGCGCTACCAAGAAGAGGTGCGGCGGCATCGACGGCGACAACCCCGCCGCCGACCTCACCGACGACCTCATCGTGGAGATCCTCTCGCGTCTCCCGGCCAAATCCGTCTGCCGCTTCAAGTGCGTCTCCTGGCGCTGGCGCCGCCTCATCTCCCACCGCGACCACCGCAAGAAGCTCCCCCACACGCTCGCCGGCTTCATCTCCCACTACTCCGTGCCCCTCCACGACGGCATCGTCTTGATTCCCCATTTCGACAGCATCGATGgcggagaagaagatgaagaggagCACCGCCTTGTTCCTGACCCTTCCTTGTCCTTCTTGCCTGGATACAGGACCATCTTTCCCAAGGATTGCTGCAATGGCCTTCTCCTTTGTTTGTGTTGCAAGAATTCCCCGAGAGATGAATCCGATTACGTGGTCTGCAACCCTGCCACTCAGAGATGGATCATCTTGCCCGAGATCGACCGCGCGGACCCGGTCTCCACCGTCCGTTTGGGCTTCGATCCGGCATTGTCGCCGTACTTCCATGTGTTTGCGATCCTTGAGCATGTGGATGGATGCGTCTCCGGCGTGGAGATTTTCTCGTTGGAGACGGGAGCGTGGAGCCACAGGGAGAATGGTTGGGGTGACGAGGATGACCATACGGTGCATCCCGACGCGAAGTCTGCGTTTGTCGATGGCATGGTGAATTTCATCTCCTACAACTCGGCGATCATAGCGGTTGATACGGAGGGGAAGAAGTGGAAGACTATTCCTTTTCTTGAAGAGATGACCTGTGAATGCATCTCTAATGGGATCCTTGCTTTCATAGGCCAATCCCAAGGGCACTTGTATTACATCAATTTCAGGGATTGGGATTCCTCTATACTGTCAGTCTGGACTCTTGATGATTACTGCAGCTGTGGATGGTCCTTCAAGTACAACATTAGCACTTCCCAGCTTTTCGGATGGACAAATATGAAGCTTGAGCGGGAGTATAGCCTGATTGCAATTCACCCAGAATGCAATATGATTTTCTATGTTTTCCGGGACGAGGGCCAGAATACTCTGCTATCATATGACATGGACCGTGGGAAAGTTAACTCGATATGCAATATGAGAGATCCCTTTTGGAAAACCTGGGATCCATGTCTTCCGTATGTCCCCGTGTTCATGGAGTCTTTGCCTGATCATGCCTAG